A genomic segment from Candidatus Thioglobus sp. encodes:
- the tgt gene encoding tRNA guanosine(34) transglycosylase Tgt, whose amino-acid sequence MKFELKKTHDKARRGQMSFKRGKVQTPAFMPVGTYGTVKAMTPEEVIDLGAQIILGNTFHLAITPGTDVIEAHGDLHDFMHWQGPILTDSGGFQVFSLGAMRKISEQGVDFRSPKNGDKIFMGPEESIHIQNKLGSDIVMIFDECTPYPADKPTADQSMQLSLRWAKRSKLEHEKLNNKNALFGIVQGGMYEDLRRESIKELVNIGFDGYAIGGLSVGEPKEEMIKVLDYLPNELPENKPRYLMGVGTPSDLVEAVERGIDMFDCVMPTRNARNGYLFTSMGIVKIRNAHYRLDTSTLDENCNCYTCQNYTKSYLHHLHRKNEILSARLNTIHNLYYYQDLMSQMRQAIEDENFSEFKQNFYQLQNQT is encoded by the coding sequence ATGAAATTTGAACTAAAGAAAACACATGATAAAGCCCGTCGAGGTCAGATGAGCTTTAAACGTGGAAAGGTGCAAACACCTGCATTTATGCCAGTCGGAACTTATGGCACTGTTAAAGCGATGACACCAGAAGAGGTGATTGATCTTGGTGCTCAAATTATCTTGGGCAATACCTTTCACTTGGCTATTACACCCGGAACAGATGTTATTGAGGCGCATGGTGATTTGCATGATTTTATGCATTGGCAGGGTCCAATTCTTACTGATTCAGGTGGTTTCCAAGTATTCAGTTTGGGGGCGATGCGCAAGATTAGCGAACAAGGTGTTGATTTTAGATCACCAAAAAACGGTGATAAAATTTTTATGGGCCCGGAAGAGTCAATTCATATACAAAATAAACTAGGTTCAGATATCGTCATGATCTTTGACGAATGCACGCCTTATCCTGCAGACAAGCCAACCGCAGATCAATCAATGCAATTATCATTGCGTTGGGCTAAACGCTCAAAATTAGAACATGAAAAACTCAACAATAAGAACGCTCTTTTTGGAATTGTACAAGGTGGCATGTATGAAGACTTACGCCGTGAATCTATTAAAGAGTTAGTCAATATTGGGTTTGATGGTTATGCAATTGGCGGCTTAAGTGTTGGCGAACCAAAAGAAGAAATGATAAAGGTATTGGATTATTTGCCAAATGAGCTACCTGAAAACAAACCTCGATATTTAATGGGTGTTGGTACACCGAGTGATTTGGTAGAGGCAGTTGAACGTGGTATTGATATGTTTGACTGTGTTATGCCAACTCGTAATGCTAGAAATGGCTATTTGTTTACATCTATGGGTATTGTAAAAATTCGCAACGCTCACTATCGGCTTGATACAAGCACGCTTGATGAGAATTGTAATTGCTACACTTGTCAAAATTACACTAAATCATATTTACATCATTTACATCGAAAAAACGAAATCTTGAGTGCAAGGCTTAATACCATTCATAATTTATATTATTACCAAGATTTAATGTCACAAATGCGTCAAGCCATCGAAGATGAAAATTTTTCAGAATTTAAGCAAAACTTTTATCAATTACAAAACCAAACTTGA
- the mrdA gene encoding penicillin-binding protein 2: MESIGNTQLEKKLLSSRLKLALIFILLLTLLLLTRIYNLQVVNYEYYQEESLGNQMRTLPITPSRGKIFDRNGQILASNKLTYQLVLTPEKAGNISATLLSLEKTGLINEDDIKSYYKNRNRFQKFHNIPIKTNLSGIQVAEFLVSNQFPGVDIEPYFNRIYPHEASSVHAIGYVSRMNKKDKAMYDKDNYSGTLFVGKVGIEKQYESLLHGRTGLKQIERNVSGRIVDTQVITPAMPGQDLYLSLDLDMQKKAEELLKGKRGAIVVVDTRNGEVLTLVSTPIYNPNWFVNGISHANYNSLQSSKDIPQLNRTIQGLYPPASTIKPMVALAGLEQGTIDIKTTVFDKGYFQLPGVKRKFHNWDRNGHGTVNVKDAIAQSNDVFFYSLANKMGIDNLHDGLNLFRFGQKTGIDIPGEQGGILPSKSWKKINKNEPWYKGETLNAGIGQGFMTASPLQLAITTAAVANKGQLFQPTLLKNTQLPGQSMTEFKKSDSRQIPIKNIKNWETVVDGMKQVIYSPKGTARRLNQKLTYTLAGKTGTAQVFGLDAEEVYIAENLEEKLRDHALFTGFAPIENPEIAIAVVVENAGSGSSKAAPLARQVLDVYFNKHLNNELTQ, from the coding sequence ATGGAAAGTATTGGTAATACTCAGCTGGAAAAAAAACTACTATCATCTCGATTAAAGCTAGCACTCATTTTTATCTTGCTGCTAACTCTTTTATTGTTAACTCGTATCTACAACCTCCAAGTAGTTAATTATGAGTACTATCAAGAAGAGTCCTTAGGTAATCAAATGCGAACCCTGCCAATAACCCCCAGTAGAGGTAAAATTTTTGATAGAAATGGCCAGATACTAGCATCTAATAAGCTGACATATCAGCTTGTACTCACCCCTGAAAAAGCTGGTAATATTAGCGCAACTTTATTAAGCCTTGAAAAAACTGGCCTTATAAATGAAGATGATATTAAATCATATTATAAGAATAGAAATCGTTTTCAAAAATTTCACAATATACCTATTAAGACTAATTTGAGTGGTATTCAGGTTGCAGAGTTTTTGGTCAGTAATCAATTTCCAGGTGTTGATATTGAGCCTTATTTCAATCGTATTTATCCTCATGAGGCTTCTAGTGTGCATGCAATTGGATATGTCTCGAGGATGAATAAAAAAGACAAGGCCATGTATGATAAAGATAACTATTCTGGAACTTTGTTTGTTGGTAAGGTGGGCATTGAAAAACAATATGAATCTTTACTTCATGGTCGAACAGGGTTAAAGCAAATAGAGCGAAATGTCAGTGGACGTATCGTTGACACTCAAGTTATAACACCTGCGATGCCTGGACAAGATCTATATCTTAGCTTGGATTTAGACATGCAAAAAAAGGCAGAGGAATTGCTCAAAGGAAAACGTGGCGCTATTGTTGTTGTTGATACTAGAAATGGAGAGGTGCTTACGTTGGTTAGCACCCCCATCTACAACCCTAATTGGTTTGTCAATGGTATTTCTCATGCCAACTATAACTCACTCCAGTCCTCAAAAGACATTCCCCAACTAAACCGAACCATACAAGGCTTGTACCCGCCTGCATCTACTATCAAACCCATGGTAGCTCTTGCTGGACTCGAGCAAGGTACAATTGATATCAAAACCACTGTATTTGACAAAGGCTACTTTCAGCTACCGGGAGTCAAGCGTAAGTTTCATAATTGGGATAGAAATGGCCATGGAACTGTTAATGTCAAAGATGCCATTGCACAATCAAATGATGTGTTTTTCTACAGTTTAGCCAATAAGATGGGGATTGATAATTTGCATGATGGCTTAAACCTTTTTCGCTTTGGTCAAAAAACTGGCATTGATATCCCTGGCGAGCAAGGAGGAATTCTACCTTCTAAATCTTGGAAAAAAATTAATAAAAATGAACCTTGGTACAAAGGTGAAACCCTTAATGCTGGTATTGGCCAGGGCTTTATGACAGCTAGCCCTCTTCAACTAGCCATTACAACAGCGGCGGTAGCTAATAAAGGTCAGTTATTTCAACCTACTTTATTGAAAAATACGCAACTACCCGGCCAATCCATGACTGAGTTTAAAAAATCTGACAGCAGGCAAATACCTATCAAGAATATTAAAAATTGGGAAACTGTTGTTGATGGTATGAAGCAAGTAATCTATTCGCCTAAAGGTACCGCTAGAAGATTAAACCAAAAACTTACTTACACGCTAGCAGGTAAAACAGGCACAGCTCAGGTGTTTGGCCTGGATGCTGAAGAAGTTTATATTGCAGAGAATCTTGAGGAAAAATTAAGAGATCATGCTTTGTTTACAGGCTTTGCACCAATCGAGAATCCAGAAATAGCCATTGCTGTTGTGGTTGAAAATGCAGGTAGCGGAAGCTCAAAAGCCGCACCATTAGCACGCCAAGTGTTGGACGTTTATTTTAATAAGCATCTAAACAATGAGCTGACTCAATAA
- the mreD gene encoding rod shape-determining protein MreD — MNIQRPYVFLLKITLFAFILSALPLNDAILDSSPFWMLLLYTYWLIHFPVKGSLFIALILGVLLDILQGDLLGQNALALIVASIFINSVKQSFYVSNLSTQQVYVFLSSCIYLAFFFLSHFLIHGFTDNYYLLLAPLTSALIWPVVRFFLLKSKH; from the coding sequence ATGAATATTCAGCGCCCTTATGTCTTTTTACTTAAAATAACACTATTTGCATTCATTCTTAGCGCCCTGCCTTTGAATGATGCTATTTTGGATAGCTCTCCTTTTTGGATGTTGCTACTTTACACTTATTGGCTGATTCATTTTCCTGTTAAAGGTAGTTTATTTATTGCCCTAATATTAGGTGTGTTGCTTGATATTTTGCAAGGAGATCTTCTAGGTCAAAATGCATTAGCACTTATCGTAGCTAGTATTTTCATTAATAGCGTCAAGCAGTCTTTTTATGTATCTAATCTTAGCACTCAACAAGTCTATGTATTTCTATCTAGCTGTATTTATTTGGCATTTTTCTTTCTCTCGCACTTTTTAATTCACGGCTTTACTGATAACTATTATTTACTCTTAGCGCCACTTACTAGTGCGCTTATTTGGCCAGTTGTTCGATTCTTTCTATTAAAATCTAAACATTAG
- the mreC gene encoding rod shape-determining protein MreC: MYFLKIFTPIAIAILLIIFDYKFSYLNNLRQSVATLISPIYLVVSLPSKVYTWINEQGTSKDQLLNDNRSLNSELLKLKVRLQQVDALALENKKLNSLLKSSYALQQNSFTIARIESVTRSRLKKQIIINKGGNDNLKVGQVALGANGVLGQITQITPTNASILIASDPTQFVPIKSVRNGIQGMSQGVAENKHQLLVKFIEPESDIQINDIFVSSALGSKFPNGYPVGRVTHVEQRKNESFMYVTLEPIQQIHDLEFVIILDGL; encoded by the coding sequence ATGTACTTTCTTAAAATTTTTACCCCAATTGCTATTGCTATTCTTTTGATTATTTTTGATTATAAGTTTTCTTATCTCAATAATCTAAGACAAAGTGTTGCCACCCTAATCTCTCCTATTTATTTAGTTGTTAGCCTGCCTAGCAAGGTTTATACATGGATTAACGAACAGGGTACTTCTAAAGATCAACTTCTTAATGATAATCGAAGCCTTAATAGCGAACTACTAAAGTTGAAGGTTAGGCTTCAGCAAGTAGATGCGCTAGCACTGGAAAACAAAAAACTCAACTCTTTACTAAAATCTAGTTATGCCTTGCAACAAAATAGCTTCACTATTGCTCGCATTGAAAGTGTCACTCGATCTCGATTAAAAAAACAAATTATCATTAACAAAGGTGGCAATGATAATCTGAAAGTTGGACAAGTAGCACTTGGCGCTAATGGTGTGCTAGGGCAAATTACACAAATCACACCAACCAATGCCAGCATCTTAATCGCAAGTGATCCAACACAGTTTGTACCTATTAAAAGTGTTCGTAATGGCATTCAAGGTATGAGCCAAGGTGTGGCTGAAAATAAACACCAGCTATTGGTTAAATTCATTGAACCTGAATCAGATATTCAAATAAATGATATTTTTGTCAGTAGCGCTCTTGGCTCTAAATTTCCAAATGGCTATCCAGTAGGTCGAGTGACTCACGTAGAGCAACGTAAAAATGAGTCTTTTATGTATGTCACACTTGAGCCTATTCAACAAATTCATGACTTAGAGTTTGTTATTATCTTGGATGGCTTATGA
- a CDS encoding rod shape-determining protein, protein MFNFLKAHSLSIDLGTANTLIYMDGQIVLNEPSVVAIRQDRGSMEATVIAVGQDAKNMLGRTPGSIEAIRPMKDGVIADFKVTEKMLQHFIRKVLHSGFFSPSPKVLICVPCGATQVERRAIKESAVGAGARDVYLIEEPMAAALGAGMAIEEASGAMVIDIGGGTTEIAIMSLNGIVYSDSLRVGGDVFDDTIVKFVRRDHGIIIGPATAERIKEDVGSAFKTNVVKKMEYRGRDVAKGIPVSFEITNTEILEALQEPLKTIVSSVRTALEKTPPELSSDIAENGLVLTGGGALLDGLDKLINQETNLPVRIADDPLTCVARGGGVALDMISKHNMGFLAAE, encoded by the coding sequence ATGTTTAATTTTCTCAAAGCTCACAGTCTTTCAATTGATTTGGGTACCGCCAACACACTTATTTATATGGATGGTCAGATCGTTTTAAACGAGCCTTCTGTAGTGGCAATTCGTCAAGATAGAGGATCAATGGAAGCGACTGTTATTGCTGTGGGTCAAGATGCTAAAAATATGTTGGGTAGAACACCTGGTTCAATTGAAGCAATTCGACCAATGAAAGATGGTGTTATTGCTGACTTTAAAGTCACTGAAAAAATGCTACAGCACTTCATTCGCAAGGTTTTGCATTCTGGATTTTTCTCACCAAGCCCTAAAGTGCTTATTTGTGTTCCTTGTGGCGCTACTCAAGTTGAGCGTCGCGCTATTAAAGAAAGTGCTGTTGGTGCTGGTGCACGAGATGTGTATCTTATTGAAGAGCCAATGGCAGCAGCTTTAGGTGCTGGTATGGCTATTGAAGAAGCATCAGGTGCTATGGTTATTGATATTGGTGGTGGTACAACTGAGATTGCTATCATGTCACTTAACGGCATTGTGTATTCTGATTCTTTACGAGTTGGTGGTGATGTATTTGATGATACGATCGTAAAATTTGTACGTAGAGATCACGGTATTATTATTGGCCCTGCGACCGCTGAAAGAATTAAAGAAGATGTTGGATCTGCATTCAAAACTAACGTCGTTAAAAAGATGGAATACAGAGGTAGAGATGTTGCTAAAGGCATCCCAGTGAGCTTTGAGATTACCAATACTGAAATCCTTGAAGCGCTTCAAGAGCCACTTAAAACAATTGTAAGCTCTGTTAGAACGGCGCTAGAAAAAACGCCGCCAGAGCTAAGTTCGGACATTGCTGAAAATGGTTTAGTACTTACTGGTGGTGGTGCATTACTTGATGGACTTGATAAACTCATTAATCAAGAAACCAACTTACCTGTTCGTATCGCTGATGATCCTTTAACTTGTGTTGCTCGTGGTGGTGGTGTTGCACTTGATATGATCAGCAAGCACAACATGGGGTTTTTGGCTGCTGAGTAA